The following proteins are encoded in a genomic region of Bradyrhizobium sp. SK17:
- a CDS encoding tetratricopeptide repeat protein, whose amino-acid sequence MALNQRNEQARAARGLALLMRGSAAEGIADLNAALERDPNNQIALIGRGIAMLTSGQPDRAVIAFNQVIGKMPDNSGARLLRARALLAMKDLKAAMADVEAVSAIRPDDPDIFVVRGLISLEMRDFQKARADLDQAIERRESVEGYIARGRSYEASNDPAKAASDFKHALEFPPKNIFDITAQALIKQKVEQLSKRVPCGTSGSDEADCDRGQARAVRGR is encoded by the coding sequence TTGGCATTGAATCAACGAAACGAACAAGCCCGCGCGGCCAGAGGTCTCGCTTTGCTGATGCGGGGCAGCGCCGCCGAAGGAATTGCGGACCTCAATGCAGCCCTCGAACGTGATCCCAACAATCAGATTGCACTCATTGGGCGTGGAATAGCTATGCTGACGTCGGGTCAACCGGACAGGGCCGTCATCGCGTTCAATCAGGTTATCGGAAAGATGCCCGACAACAGCGGCGCAAGGCTGCTTCGGGCAAGAGCATTGCTGGCGATGAAAGACCTGAAAGCTGCGATGGCAGATGTTGAGGCAGTATCAGCTATCCGTCCCGACGATCCAGATATCTTTGTGGTTCGAGGTCTTATCTCGCTTGAGATGCGCGACTTTCAAAAGGCGCGGGCCGATCTCGATCAGGCAATCGAAAGGCGGGAATCTGTCGAGGGCTACATTGCGCGAGGCAGAAGCTATGAGGCGAGCAACGATCCCGCGAAAGCCGCTTCCGACTTCAAACACGCCTTGGAGTTCCCGCCTAAGAACATTTTCGATATTACGGCGCAGGCACTCATCAAGCAAAAGGTCGAGCAGCTTTCCAAGCGTGTTCCTTGCGGTACGTCGGGCTCTGACGAGGCCGATTGCGACCGAGGGCAGGCTCGAGCGGTTCGTGGCCGCTAG
- a CDS encoding type I secretion system permease/ATPase: protein MPEAKNDTSGLQCLQLMLRFHQVAVDLGQIRHRFSGVEIGITEMLRCAKELKLKARVETLRWDKLARMPLPAIAELKDGTFLIVGRVADDDLLAQDPAVGSPQRIGRAEFLEKWTGRLVLMARRASLSDLARRFDITWFLQAMHKYRRLLGEVLFASFFLQLFALVTPLFFQVVTDKVLTHRGFTTLDVLVIGLITVSIFETILGALRTYVFSHTTNRIDVELGSRLFKHLIALPIAYFEARRAGDSVARVRELENIRNFLTSSALTLVVDLAFTVVFLAVMFYYSPRLAWIVVGSFPFYVAVSVGVTPIFRRRLERKFDRGAENQAFLVESVSAIQTLKAMAIEPQMQRRWEEQLAGYVGASFDVLSLGNWTSQFVQFISKIVTALTLYFGAYLVIEGQLTVGELIAFNMLAGRVAQPVLRLAQLWQDFHQARVSIARLGDILNTTAEPAFDASRAALPSIRGDVTFDHIDFRYRIDGSLVLHDISLKVFAGQVVGIVGPSGSGKSTLTKLLQRLYVPEAGRVLIDGIDLTVADVAWLRRQVGAVLQENVLFNRSIRENIALAEPAMPMERVIAAAELAGAHEFILGLPDGYNTVVGERGASLSGGQRQRIAIARALVTNPRILIFDEATSALDYESESIIQRNMRRISAGRTVFIIAHRLSAVRHADRIITIEGGRLVEDGTHEELMIKAGRYATLHQIQAGLHVVS from the coding sequence GTGCCGGAAGCGAAGAACGATACTTCGGGGTTGCAGTGTCTGCAGCTAATGCTGCGATTTCATCAAGTTGCGGTTGATCTCGGACAGATTCGCCATCGTTTCAGCGGTGTTGAGATCGGCATCACGGAGATGCTGCGCTGCGCAAAGGAGTTGAAGCTCAAGGCCCGCGTCGAAACGCTCCGCTGGGACAAGCTCGCTCGGATGCCCTTGCCGGCGATCGCTGAGCTGAAGGATGGCACCTTCCTGATCGTCGGCCGGGTCGCGGACGATGATCTTCTGGCTCAAGATCCTGCCGTTGGCAGCCCCCAGCGGATCGGGCGTGCCGAGTTTCTGGAGAAGTGGACGGGCCGTCTCGTTCTGATGGCACGCCGTGCTTCACTTAGCGATTTGGCGCGCCGCTTCGATATCACCTGGTTCCTGCAAGCGATGCACAAATACCGCCGATTGCTTGGAGAGGTCCTTTTTGCATCGTTCTTTCTTCAACTGTTTGCACTTGTCACGCCGCTATTTTTCCAGGTTGTGACTGACAAAGTGTTGACCCATCGAGGATTCACTACGCTTGATGTTCTTGTCATTGGACTTATCACCGTATCCATCTTCGAGACGATTCTTGGCGCGCTACGTACTTACGTCTTCTCGCACACCACAAACCGAATCGACGTCGAGCTCGGGTCGCGACTGTTCAAGCACCTGATTGCGCTTCCCATTGCATATTTCGAGGCGCGCCGCGCAGGCGACTCAGTTGCAAGGGTCCGGGAGCTTGAAAACATACGCAACTTCCTGACGAGCTCGGCCTTGACGCTCGTTGTCGACCTGGCGTTCACGGTCGTCTTCCTCGCGGTGATGTTCTATTATTCACCCCGATTGGCGTGGATCGTCGTCGGTTCCTTCCCTTTCTATGTCGCGGTTTCGGTGGGGGTAACGCCGATCTTTCGGCGGCGGCTCGAGCGTAAATTCGATCGCGGTGCTGAGAACCAAGCGTTCCTGGTCGAGAGTGTCAGCGCAATCCAGACGTTGAAAGCGATGGCGATCGAGCCGCAGATGCAGCGACGCTGGGAGGAACAGCTTGCGGGCTATGTCGGTGCCAGCTTTGACGTGCTGTCGCTCGGTAATTGGACCAGCCAGTTTGTCCAATTTATCAGCAAGATCGTTACCGCACTGACACTGTATTTTGGAGCTTATCTCGTCATCGAAGGGCAATTGACGGTCGGCGAGCTAATCGCGTTCAACATGCTGGCGGGCCGGGTCGCGCAACCAGTGTTGCGGCTCGCTCAGCTCTGGCAGGATTTCCATCAAGCTCGGGTATCGATCGCGCGCTTGGGTGACATTCTCAATACGACGGCGGAGCCTGCCTTCGATGCATCGCGTGCGGCTCTGCCGTCGATCCGCGGCGACGTTACTTTCGATCATATCGACTTTCGGTACCGGATCGATGGTTCCTTGGTGTTGCACGATATCTCGCTCAAGGTATTTGCAGGTCAGGTGGTCGGCATCGTCGGACCGTCGGGTTCCGGCAAATCGACACTCACCAAGCTGCTGCAACGCCTCTACGTTCCGGAGGCCGGGCGTGTCCTGATCGATGGCATCGATCTGACGGTTGCTGATGTTGCGTGGTTGCGCCGGCAGGTGGGCGCTGTCTTGCAGGAAAACGTGCTTTTCAATCGCTCGATCAGAGAAAACATTGCTTTGGCCGAGCCTGCTATGCCCATGGAGCGGGTCATAGCCGCCGCCGAGCTGGCTGGAGCCCACGAGTTTATCCTTGGTTTGCCGGATGGATACAACACCGTCGTTGGCGAGCGTGGTGCGAGCCTTTCCGGCGGCCAACGCCAACGGATCGCAATTGCGCGAGCGCTCGTCACGAATCCCCGGATACTGATCTTCGATGAAGCGACCAGTGCGCTCGACTATGAGAGTGAGAGCATCATCCAGCGCAATATGCGCAGGATTTCTGCCGGACGGACCGTCTTTATCATCGCCCACCGGCTCTCGGCAGTACGGCACGCGGATCGCATCATTACGATCGAAGGAGGCCGTCTTGTAGAGGATGGCACACATGAAGAGTTGATGATCAAAGCCGGCCGCTACGCGACGTTGCATCAGATCCAGGCAGGCCTCCATGTCGTCAGCTGA
- a CDS encoding HlyD family type I secretion periplasmic adaptor subunit: protein MSSAETSSRTQAKADILPFRRRGTDTARQFLPAALEILETPASPVGRAVAGSIILFFAVAIVWAMFGYVDIIATAPGKIVPTGRTKTIQPLDTGIVSAIHVQDGDHVGAGQILVELDRTVTQAERQHVRKDLIASELDVARLEALRDSFESLDVPRELSAPAAALTVDVIRARLAEHAQAAEQSAKLTSITRQIEQKVAEARSIDAAIDKIDASLPLVEETATVRRKAMEIQYGNRIAYLDAQTRLVEQQNERIVQQRKLVEVTAAKQALEQQFGQTKAGYERQVLSDLADAQRKVDEFGQDLVKAERKMDEQILRSPIDGTVQQLILHTVGGVVTPAQQLMLIVPADSRLEAEAMIPNRDIGFVSVGQPAEVKIDTFNFTRYGLLHGRVTSVSQDAIVRDKPSEKTWMGKAGGALSDSSEPEGQELVYSARVALDGTRMQIDDKLVNLSPGMAVTVEIKTGTRRIIEYLMSPVLRYRQESLRER, encoded by the coding sequence ATGTCGTCAGCTGAGACGTCCTCTCGAACTCAAGCCAAGGCCGATATCCTCCCGTTTCGTAGGCGAGGGACCGACACGGCGCGTCAGTTTCTGCCGGCCGCACTTGAGATTCTTGAAACGCCGGCGTCTCCGGTCGGACGCGCCGTAGCCGGCTCGATCATCCTGTTCTTTGCCGTGGCCATCGTTTGGGCAATGTTCGGATATGTCGATATTATCGCCACGGCCCCGGGCAAAATCGTGCCAACGGGGCGCACCAAGACGATCCAGCCACTCGATACAGGGATTGTATCCGCTATTCATGTTCAGGATGGCGATCATGTTGGAGCAGGGCAGATCCTGGTCGAACTCGATCGGACCGTGACCCAGGCCGAACGTCAGCACGTCCGGAAGGACTTGATCGCCAGCGAGCTCGACGTGGCTCGCCTCGAAGCCCTCCGCGACAGCTTCGAGTCGTTGGATGTTCCACGTGAACTTAGCGCGCCTGCGGCGGCATTAACGGTCGATGTCATCCGCGCTCGGTTGGCGGAGCATGCGCAGGCAGCCGAACAGTCAGCAAAGCTGACATCGATCACGCGCCAGATCGAACAGAAGGTCGCCGAGGCTCGATCCATTGATGCCGCCATTGATAAGATCGATGCATCGCTGCCGTTAGTCGAGGAAACCGCGACCGTCAGGCGCAAAGCGATGGAAATCCAGTATGGCAATCGCATCGCCTATCTCGACGCGCAGACCCGCCTGGTCGAACAGCAGAATGAACGGATCGTTCAGCAGCGGAAGCTTGTGGAGGTGACTGCTGCGAAGCAAGCGCTTGAGCAGCAGTTTGGTCAAACCAAGGCCGGTTATGAGCGTCAGGTGCTCAGTGATCTAGCGGACGCGCAGAGGAAAGTTGACGAGTTCGGACAGGATCTGGTCAAGGCCGAGCGCAAGATGGACGAGCAAATCCTGCGGTCGCCGATCGATGGAACGGTGCAGCAACTGATCCTTCACACCGTGGGTGGCGTCGTTACGCCTGCGCAACAGTTGATGCTGATCGTGCCGGCCGATAGCCGGCTCGAGGCCGAGGCGATGATTCCAAACCGCGATATCGGCTTTGTGAGCGTCGGTCAGCCCGCTGAGGTGAAGATCGATACATTCAATTTTACACGCTATGGCCTGTTGCATGGGAGAGTTACCAGCGTCTCGCAGGACGCAATAGTCCGCGACAAGCCGAGCGAGAAGACATGGATGGGGAAGGCGGGTGGGGCGCTGTCTGATTCGAGTGAGCCGGAAGGCCAAGAACTCGTCTACTCCGCGCGCGTTGCGCTCGATGGGACTCGAATGCAGATCGATGACAAGCTGGTCAATCTCTCGCCTGGCATGGCCGTCACGGTGGAAATCAAAACCGGTACGCGACGGATCATCGAGTATCTCATGTCGCCTGTGCTGCGCTATCGGCAAGAGAGTTTGAGAGAGCGTTAG